In Syntrophaceae bacterium, the following proteins share a genomic window:
- a CDS encoding TusE/DsrC/DsvC family sulfur relay protein, with protein MPTIELAGKTYEVDEDGFLQELDKWSEEFAQAYAGAEDIEGTLTEEHWKLIHYLRNYFQQFGIAPMIRKMCKDNGLDVKKLYELFPTGPAKGACKLAGLSKPTGCV; from the coding sequence ATGCCGACCATCGAACTGGCGGGCAAAACCTACGAAGTGGACGAAGACGGGTTCCTTCAGGAACTGGACAAGTGGAGTGAGGAGTTCGCCCAGGCGTATGCGGGCGCGGAAGATATCGAGGGGACGCTCACGGAAGAGCACTGGAAGCTCATCCATTACCTGCGGAACTACTTTCAGCAGTTCGGCATCGCCCCGATGATCCGCAAGATGTGCAAGGACAACGGGCTCGACGTGAAGAAGCTCTACGAGCTCTTCCCGACAGGGCCGGCGAAGGGGGCGTGTAAGTTGGCCGGGCTCTCGAAACCCACCGGCTGCGTGTAG
- the dsrA gene encoding dissimilatory-type sulfite reductase subunit alpha, with translation MAKSETPLLDELEKGKWPSFVTEIKKAAEKSPMAKDLLHQLELSYKDRIGHWKHGGIVGVKGYGSGVIGRYSDRPDLFPNVQAFHTIRVNHPSGWFYKTDALRSLCDIWDKHGSGLTNMHGSTGDAILLGTTTDHLQTCFDDLSEAGFDLGGSGSALRTPSCCVGPGRCEWACVDSLDLCHHLTMNFQDEIHRPMFPYKFKIKISACPNDCVASIARADFSVIGTWKGDIRIDPAEVEAYASSGLNIQREVCDLCPTRCMEWDGRQLKIFNEDCTRCMHCINLMPKALRPGEEQGATILVGGKAPIVEGALLSWVLVPFMKLEPPYGEIKDLILRIQDWWCDNGRSRERLGELIKRLGMRTFLRAIDIPAAPQMVKAPRTNPYVFFWPEDIQQEVK, from the coding sequence ATGGCAAAATCTGAAACACCCCTTCTGGATGAACTGGAAAAGGGAAAGTGGCCCAGTTTCGTCACGGAAATCAAGAAGGCGGCTGAAAAGAGCCCCATGGCGAAGGACCTCCTCCACCAACTGGAGCTTTCCTACAAGGACCGGATCGGTCACTGGAAACACGGGGGCATTGTCGGTGTCAAGGGCTACGGTTCCGGCGTCATCGGCCGGTATTCGGACCGTCCCGACCTCTTTCCGAACGTCCAGGCCTTTCATACCATCCGGGTGAACCATCCGTCCGGATGGTTCTACAAAACCGACGCCCTGCGCAGCCTGTGCGACATCTGGGACAAGCACGGCAGCGGTCTCACGAACATGCATGGCTCCACGGGGGACGCCATCCTGCTGGGAACGACGACCGATCACCTGCAGACCTGTTTTGACGACCTGTCGGAGGCCGGGTTCGACCTGGGCGGCTCCGGGTCGGCACTCCGGACGCCGAGCTGCTGCGTCGGTCCCGGGCGCTGCGAATGGGCCTGCGTCGACAGCCTGGATCTCTGCCACCACCTGACAATGAATTTCCAGGACGAGATTCACCGGCCCATGTTCCCCTACAAGTTCAAGATCAAGATCTCCGCCTGTCCCAACGACTGCGTGGCCTCCATCGCCCGGGCCGACTTTTCCGTCATCGGCACGTGGAAGGGCGACATCCGGATCGATCCGGCGGAAGTGGAGGCGTACGCCTCGTCGGGCCTCAACATCCAGAGGGAGGTCTGTGACCTGTGTCCCACGCGCTGCATGGAGTGGGACGGCCGGCAGCTCAAGATTTTCAACGAGGACTGCACGCGGTGCATGCACTGCATCAACCTGATGCCCAAAGCCCTGCGCCCCGGGGAAGAGCAGGGTGCCACCATCCTCGTCGGCGGCAAGGCCCCCATCGTGGAAGGGGCGCTCCTGTCCTGGGTCCTCGTGCCGTTCATGAAGCTGGAACCACCCTATGGAGAGATCAAGGACCTGATCCTCCGCATCCAGGACTGGTGGTGCGACAACGGCCGCTCCCGAGAGCGCCTGGGCGAGCTGATCAAGAGGCTCGGCATGCGGACGTTCCTCCGGGCGATCGACATCCCCGCGGCGCCGCAGATGGTCAAGGCCCCGAGAACGAATCCCTATGTCTTCTTCTGGCCCGAAGACATTCAGCAGGAGGTGAAGTGA
- a CDS encoding (Fe-S)-binding protein: MSSLKIPKPDELIKIQYRPPKTAWQDTPVEFRPGTWSYAGAAKNLTALGLPNPRAWQPADLDWKLPPDWREIILEGMKERLEKYRSFRLFMDLCVRCGACADKCHFYIGTGDPKNMPVLRAELLRSVYRRYFTESGKRFGRLVGARDLTVDVLKEWFYYFYQCTECRRCSVFCPYGIDQAEITMMGRELLDLVGCNINWVVEPAANCFRTGNHLGIQPGGIKDMLEFLADDIEDRTGVRVDIPLNRKGAEILFVAPSGDYFADPGTYTCMGYLMLFHEIGLDYTMSTYASEGGNFGLFHSHEMVKRLNAKIYAEAKRLGVKWIIGGECGHMWRVVNQYMDTMNGPADFLEMPVSPITGTRFENARATKMVHIAEFTADLIGNGKLRLDPRRNDHLRVTFHDSCNPARAMGILEEPRHIIRSACNVFREMAEDTIREKTLCCGAGAGLGNEENFEMRMRGGMPRAMAVRDVVEKFGVNRLACMCAIDRVTLTSLMEYWVPQVSVMGVHELLANALVMKGEKERTTDLRGDPLSL, from the coding sequence GTGTCGTCCCTGAAGATCCCCAAACCGGACGAGCTGATCAAAATCCAATACCGGCCGCCGAAGACCGCCTGGCAGGACACCCCCGTCGAGTTCCGTCCGGGCACCTGGAGCTATGCCGGCGCGGCGAAGAACCTGACCGCCCTGGGCCTCCCAAATCCGAGGGCCTGGCAGCCCGCCGACCTCGACTGGAAACTGCCCCCGGACTGGCGGGAGATCATCCTGGAAGGCATGAAGGAGCGTCTCGAAAAGTACCGTTCCTTCCGGCTTTTCATGGACCTCTGCGTCCGCTGCGGCGCCTGCGCCGACAAGTGCCATTTCTACATCGGCACCGGCGATCCGAAGAACATGCCCGTCCTCCGGGCCGAGCTCCTGCGGTCGGTCTACCGCCGCTACTTCACCGAGTCGGGGAAGCGGTTCGGCAGGCTGGTGGGCGCCCGGGACCTGACGGTCGATGTCCTGAAGGAGTGGTTCTACTACTTCTACCAGTGCACGGAGTGCCGCCGCTGTTCCGTCTTCTGTCCTTACGGCATCGACCAGGCGGAGATCACCATGATGGGGCGCGAGCTGCTCGATCTCGTGGGCTGCAACATCAACTGGGTCGTCGAGCCGGCGGCCAACTGCTTCCGGACCGGAAACCACCTGGGCATCCAGCCCGGCGGCATCAAGGACATGCTCGAATTTCTCGCCGACGATATCGAGGACCGCACGGGGGTCCGCGTGGATATCCCCCTAAACCGGAAAGGCGCCGAGATCCTCTTTGTCGCCCCATCGGGCGATTATTTTGCCGATCCGGGAACCTACACCTGCATGGGCTACCTGATGCTGTTCCACGAGATCGGGCTCGATTACACCATGAGCACCTACGCCTCCGAGGGGGGCAATTTCGGTCTCTTCCACTCCCACGAAATGGTGAAGCGCCTGAACGCGAAAATCTATGCCGAGGCGAAGCGGCTGGGCGTCAAGTGGATCATCGGCGGCGAGTGCGGCCACATGTGGCGCGTCGTTAACCAGTACATGGACACGATGAACGGTCCCGCCGACTTCCTGGAAATGCCCGTTTCTCCAATCACCGGCACCCGCTTTGAAAACGCCCGCGCCACGAAGATGGTCCACATCGCGGAGTTCACGGCCGACCTCATCGGAAACGGAAAGCTCCGGCTGGATCCGCGGCGCAACGATCACCTCCGGGTCACCTTTCACGACTCCTGCAATCCCGCCCGGGCCATGGGGATCCTGGAAGAGCCGCGCCACATCATCCGCAGCGCCTGCAATGTCTTCCGGGAGATGGCCGAGGACACCATCCGGGAAAAGACCCTGTGCTGCGGCGCCGGGGCCGGACTGGGAAACGAGGAGAACTTCGAGATGCGGATGCGGGGCGGAATGCCCAGGGCCATGGCCGTTCGGGACGTGGTGGAAAAATTCGGCGTGAACCGTCTGGCCTGCATGTGCGCCATCGACCGGGTCACCCTGACCTCGCTCATGGAGTACTGGGTGCCGCAGGTGAGCGTCATGGGCGTTCACGAACTCCTGGCCAATGCCCTGGTCATGAAAGGTGAGAAGGAGCGGACCACGGACCTGCGCGGAGACCCCTTGAGCCTATGA
- the cobB gene encoding hydrogenobyrinic acid a,c-diamide synthase (glutamine-hydrolyzing): MKPSIPRLVIAALRGGAGKTTLSVGVIAALSKRGVRAVPFKKGPDYIDAAWLSFAAGRPCHNLDSFLMDRETIRRSFSRHALEGDLAFVEGNRGLYDGMDVRGSHSTAELAKLLDAPVVMIMDCNKVTRTAAAMILGCSILDPDVDIRGVILNRVAGTRHEDILRRTIEETCRLPVLGAVPRMKDFPFPERHLGLTPPQEHERILHALDRAADVAGRYIDLDGLLAVARRASSGTASVGARTVRHRRDCSVTIGVVRDSAFQFYYPENLAALAERGAKVIEISPLRDDSLPDIDLLYIGGGFPETHAEALTENEGFRASLREAADAGLPVYAECGGLMYLGESLVLGDRTYPMTGALPVSFAMTDKPQGHGYTVLEVVEENPFFRVGSNLKGHEFHHSRILSIDLERIRFAYRVKRGTGVDGLRDGLCRKNILAGYTHLHALGTKEWAVALVERARVCRQGWSDTVHYRKPIDSVQEMHLIPAQE; encoded by the coding sequence ATGAAACCATCGATTCCGCGGCTGGTCATCGCCGCCCTCCGGGGAGGCGCCGGAAAAACGACACTCTCCGTGGGCGTCATCGCCGCCCTCTCGAAGCGGGGAGTCCGGGCCGTGCCCTTTAAAAAGGGACCGGACTACATCGATGCGGCATGGCTTTCCTTTGCCGCCGGCCGGCCCTGCCACAACCTCGATTCCTTTCTCATGGACCGGGAAACGATCCGGCGCTCCTTTTCCCGCCATGCCCTGGAAGGGGACCTGGCCTTCGTGGAGGGAAACCGGGGCCTCTACGACGGGATGGACGTCCGGGGCAGCCACAGCACGGCGGAACTGGCCAAGCTCCTGGACGCGCCCGTGGTCATGATCATGGACTGCAACAAGGTGACCCGCACGGCGGCGGCGATGATCCTGGGCTGCTCCATCCTCGATCCGGACGTGGACATCCGGGGCGTCATCCTGAACCGGGTGGCTGGGACTCGCCATGAAGACATCCTCCGGCGGACCATCGAGGAGACCTGCCGGCTGCCCGTCCTGGGGGCCGTCCCCCGGATGAAGGATTTTCCCTTTCCGGAGCGTCATCTCGGGCTGACGCCGCCCCAGGAGCACGAGCGCATCCTGCATGCCCTGGACAGGGCGGCGGACGTGGCGGGCCGGTACATCGACCTGGACGGCCTGCTGGCTGTGGCACGCCGGGCGTCGTCCGGGACCGCCTCGGTGGGTGCCCGAACCGTCCGGCATCGCAGAGATTGTTCCGTGACCATCGGCGTCGTCCGGGATTCGGCCTTCCAGTTCTACTATCCGGAGAACCTTGCGGCCCTGGCCGAGAGAGGAGCGAAGGTTATCGAGATCAGCCCGCTCCGGGATGACTCGCTGCCGGATATCGACCTGCTTTACATTGGCGGGGGTTTCCCCGAGACACATGCGGAGGCCCTGACGGAGAACGAAGGCTTCCGGGCCTCGCTCCGCGAGGCGGCCGACGCAGGACTCCCCGTTTACGCCGAATGTGGTGGCCTGATGTACCTGGGGGAGAGTCTGGTTCTCGGCGACCGGACGTACCCCATGACGGGCGCCCTGCCTGTTTCCTTTGCCATGACCGACAAGCCCCAGGGGCACGGGTACACGGTTCTGGAAGTCGTGGAGGAAAATCCCTTCTTCCGGGTGGGAAGCAACCTCAAGGGGCACGAGTTCCATCACTCCCGGATCCTTTCGATTGACCTTGAGCGGATCCGCTTTGCCTATCGTGTGAAGCGAGGCACCGGCGTCGACGGCCTGCGGGACGGCCTGTGCCGGAAGAACATCCTGGCAGGCTACACCCACCTGCATGCCTTGGGGACGAAGGAATGGGCAGTCGCACTGGTCGAGAGGGCGCGGGTGTGCCGCCAAGGCTGGAGCGATACGGTGCATTACAGAAAACCGATTGACAGCGTTCAGGAGATGCATCTCATCCCTGCACAGGAATAA
- the dsrB gene encoding dissimilatory-type sulfite reductase subunit beta, whose product MATDIGPPDYKTMLPPVVRRNYGKWLYHEILKPGVLMHVGESGEALYTVRAGSPRLLSTDTLREICEIADSYCDGYLRFTSRHNIEFLVSDQTKVEPLLLELNRMNYSVGGTGHSISNIVHTQGWVHCHTPATDASGPVKALMDEIHEYFVTMTLPAHVRIALACCLNMCGAVHCSDIAILGIHRTVPKPDNSRVPNVCEIPTTVASCPTGAIRGDMKNKTVTINNDKCMYCGNCYTVCPAMPIADPDNDGISIWVGGKVSNARSAPMFSKLAIPYLPNNPPRWPEVVDAVKNIIEVYAAGARKHERVGEWIERIGWERFFSLTGIPFTDKHIDDFDMATETFRSSMQFKWR is encoded by the coding sequence ATGGCTACCGATATCGGCCCCCCCGACTACAAAACCATGCTTCCTCCCGTCGTTCGGAGGAACTACGGGAAATGGCTGTACCACGAAATCCTGAAGCCCGGCGTTCTCATGCACGTCGGAGAATCAGGAGAGGCGCTCTACACGGTCCGCGCCGGTTCGCCGCGCCTTCTCTCGACGGACACCCTCCGGGAGATCTGTGAAATCGCCGACAGCTACTGCGACGGCTACCTGCGCTTCACAAGCCGCCACAACATCGAGTTCCTGGTATCCGACCAGACGAAGGTGGAACCGCTCCTCCTGGAGCTCAACCGCATGAATTATTCCGTCGGCGGGACGGGGCACTCCATCTCGAACATCGTTCACACCCAGGGCTGGGTTCACTGCCACACGCCGGCCACGGACGCCTCCGGTCCCGTCAAGGCACTGATGGACGAGATCCACGAGTACTTCGTCACCATGACGCTGCCCGCCCATGTCCGGATCGCCCTGGCGTGCTGCCTCAACATGTGCGGCGCCGTCCACTGCTCGGACATCGCCATCCTCGGGATTCACCGCACGGTTCCGAAGCCCGACAATTCCCGGGTCCCCAACGTCTGCGAAATCCCGACAACGGTCGCCTCCTGCCCTACCGGCGCCATCCGCGGGGACATGAAGAACAAGACCGTCACGATCAACAACGACAAGTGCATGTACTGCGGGAACTGTTACACCGTCTGCCCGGCCATGCCGATCGCCGATCCGGACAACGACGGCATCTCCATCTGGGTGGGCGGAAAGGTCTCCAACGCCCGAAGCGCTCCCATGTTTTCGAAGCTGGCGATTCCCTACCTCCCCAACAATCCGCCCCGCTGGCCGGAGGTCGTCGACGCGGTGAAGAACATCATCGAGGTATACGCGGCCGGCGCCCGCAAGCACGAGCGGGTCGGCGAGTGGATCGAGCGCATCGGCTGGGAGCGGTTTTTCAGCCTGACGGGCATCCCCTTCACGGATAAGCACATCGACGATTTTGACATGGCCACGGAGACGTTCCGGTCGTCGATGCAGTTCAAATGGAGGTAA
- the dsrJ gene encoding sulfate reduction electron transfer complex DsrMKJOP subunit DsrJ, with product MRLHGKAIMSAGIAAFVLLVTFPLWYGGAGKPSPPDLRLDTPAIQELGEKRCVEDTAVMRSRHVQLLTAWRDEAVRKGNRTYTAADGRRFEASLSRTCLRCHSNKEQFCDQCHDYAGAKPDCFRCHVAPGEVGK from the coding sequence ATGAGACTCCATGGCAAGGCAATCATGTCAGCCGGAATTGCGGCCTTTGTTCTCCTGGTCACCTTTCCCCTCTGGTACGGCGGGGCGGGGAAGCCCTCTCCCCCGGATCTCCGCCTGGATACGCCGGCGATTCAAGAGCTTGGGGAAAAGCGCTGCGTGGAGGATACGGCCGTCATGCGCAGCCGCCATGTGCAGCTTCTGACCGCCTGGCGCGACGAAGCGGTCCGGAAAGGGAACCGCACATACACTGCGGCGGACGGGCGCCGTTTCGAGGCCAGCCTGTCCCGAACCTGTCTCCGGTGCCACAGCAACAAGGAGCAGTTTTGCGACCAATGCCATGATTATGCGGGCGCAAAGCCCGACTGCTTCCGCTGCCACGTGGCTCCCGGCGAGGTGGGAAAATGA
- a CDS encoding (Fe-S)-binding protein, translated as MKAARRPSDLAARSERLCHIEPGDMVPLPPPYEDFNRVTLPLLKPERVKGIETSLDDTVAIGIPRPASREEEDLLVRKFLSGLKKLFEKKNNWTFLQPLLLSMEHCARCQTCADACPVYEMSGRQEIYRPIFRSEVLRRIYRKYVKPGGRIAAKWNGDIDLNWTTVARLAELSYRCTLCRRCASVCPIGVDNGLITHEIRKLFSQEMGIAPKELHEKGTVQHLRVGSSTGMNPLAAKDNVEFIQEEMEEIAGFKVEIPWDREGADILLIHNAGEMLAWPENVGAFAILFQAAGLSWTLSSEAVGYDAVNYGLWYDDVQFSRVAVKHADIARRLNVRKIVMGECGHAHKALTVTADRLLTGDLNVPRESAMVTLADIVSSGRLSLNPRRNPFPVTLHDPCNMVRSMGIVEPQRRILRAVAPRFREMTPHGVDNYCCGGGSGFAIMSGYNFADWRNLVSSRRKFLQILDAFADEPPEAPKYVCAPCSNCKGAIRDMIGYYHGEERSGLYYGGLVELIVNAMSDMKKPIIQFDGKSSWES; from the coding sequence ATGAAGGCCGCCCGCAGACCCTCCGACCTGGCGGCGCGATCCGAGCGCCTCTGCCACATCGAGCCGGGAGACATGGTCCCGCTGCCTCCCCCGTACGAGGACTTCAACCGGGTGACCCTGCCGCTCCTGAAGCCGGAGAGGGTCAAGGGCATCGAGACCTCCCTCGACGACACGGTCGCCATCGGCATCCCCAGGCCGGCAAGCCGGGAAGAGGAGGATCTGCTGGTTCGCAAGTTTCTCTCCGGATTGAAGAAACTCTTCGAGAAGAAGAACAACTGGACGTTCCTGCAGCCCCTGCTCCTGTCCATGGAGCACTGCGCCCGTTGCCAGACCTGCGCCGACGCCTGTCCCGTGTACGAGATGAGCGGCAGGCAGGAAATCTACCGGCCCATCTTCCGGTCGGAGGTGCTGCGCCGGATCTACCGGAAGTACGTGAAACCCGGCGGCAGGATTGCGGCGAAGTGGAACGGCGACATCGACCTCAACTGGACGACCGTGGCCCGGCTTGCCGAGCTGTCGTACCGCTGCACCCTTTGCCGCCGCTGTGCCTCCGTCTGCCCGATCGGCGTCGATAACGGCCTCATCACGCACGAAATCCGCAAGCTGTTTTCGCAGGAGATGGGCATTGCCCCGAAGGAGCTCCACGAGAAGGGGACCGTTCAGCATCTCCGGGTCGGCTCCTCGACGGGGATGAACCCCCTGGCGGCCAAAGACAATGTCGAGTTCATCCAGGAGGAGATGGAGGAGATCGCCGGCTTCAAGGTCGAGATCCCCTGGGACAGGGAAGGGGCGGACATCCTCCTGATTCACAACGCCGGGGAAATGCTGGCCTGGCCGGAGAATGTCGGCGCCTTTGCCATCCTCTTCCAGGCGGCCGGACTCTCCTGGACTCTGTCGTCCGAGGCGGTGGGCTACGACGCCGTGAACTACGGGCTCTGGTACGACGACGTGCAGTTTTCCCGCGTTGCGGTGAAGCATGCCGATATCGCCCGGAGGTTGAACGTCCGGAAGATCGTCATGGGCGAGTGCGGCCACGCCCACAAGGCGCTGACCGTCACGGCCGACCGCCTGCTGACGGGCGATTTGAACGTTCCACGGGAGTCGGCCATGGTCACCCTGGCGGACATCGTCTCCAGCGGCCGGCTGTCCCTGAACCCCCGGAGGAATCCCTTTCCCGTGACCCTGCACGATCCCTGCAACATGGTGCGGTCCATGGGGATCGTCGAGCCCCAGAGGCGCATTCTCCGGGCCGTCGCCCCGCGCTTCCGGGAGATGACGCCCCACGGCGTGGACAATTACTGCTGCGGCGGCGGTTCGGGCTTTGCCATCATGTCGGGTTACAATTTCGCCGACTGGCGGAATCTGGTCAGCTCCCGCCGGAAGTTCCTCCAGATCCTGGATGCCTTCGCGGATGAGCCGCCGGAAGCGCCGAAATATGTCTGCGCCCCCTGCTCCAACTGCAAGGGCGCCATCCGGGACATGATCGGCTACTACCACGGGGAGGAGCGCAGCGGCCTTTATTACGGCGGGCTGGTGGAGCTGATTGTCAATGCCATGTCGGACATGAAGAAACCCATCATTCAGTTCGACGGGAAATCGTCGTGGGAATCATGA
- a CDS encoding dissimilatory sulfite reductase-asociated protein DsvD, producing MAEDLKERVVEAFREKSRGDKKMFYIRDVTKWFPNEDRHAVQNAVKALIEEDALKYWSSGSTTYIVLAEFFTEG from the coding sequence ATGGCGGAAGATCTGAAAGAGCGGGTCGTGGAGGCGTTCCGCGAGAAATCCAGGGGCGACAAAAAGATGTTCTACATCCGGGACGTGACGAAGTGGTTTCCCAACGAGGACCGGCACGCCGTCCAGAACGCCGTGAAGGCCCTGATCGAAGAGGACGCCCTGAAGTACTGGTCGAGCGGTTCCACGACCTACATCGTCCTGGCGGAATTCTTTACGGAAGGGTGA
- the dsrM gene encoding sulfate reduction electron transfer complex DsrMKJOP subunit DsrM: protein MNLIGSIIAISLLTLLALGISASRDLSGVLTAVVPYVAFAVFLCGFVYRILKWGSAPVPFRIPTTCGQAESLRWIRREPLENPAGAWSAAGRMALEVLLFRSLFRNTRVEIAGGRPVYGSAKWLWFFALLFHGSLLVIVLRHLRFFVEPIVPWVDALSALDGFFETGAPTLYLSDAGLLLALAFLFLRRVVVARLRYLSLFTDYFALLLIAGVAVTGLAMRHVFPADLNAVKTLTLGWATLSPAAAGETGILFSMHLCFVFTLMAWFPVSKLMHAGGVFLSPTRGQANDSRRRRHVNPWNAPVKVHTYEEYEDEFRDKMKAAGLPLEKE from the coding sequence GTGAACCTTATCGGATCGATCATCGCCATTTCCCTGTTGACGCTGCTGGCCCTGGGGATCAGCGCGAGCCGGGACCTGTCGGGCGTCCTGACCGCTGTCGTTCCGTACGTCGCCTTCGCCGTCTTTCTGTGCGGCTTCGTGTACCGCATCCTGAAATGGGGAAGCGCCCCCGTCCCCTTCCGCATTCCCACAACCTGCGGGCAGGCGGAATCCCTGCGCTGGATCCGGCGCGAACCGCTGGAAAATCCGGCGGGAGCCTGGAGCGCCGCCGGCAGGATGGCCCTGGAGGTGCTCCTGTTCCGGTCCCTATTCCGAAACACCCGCGTGGAGATTGCCGGCGGACGGCCCGTCTACGGCAGCGCCAAGTGGCTCTGGTTTTTCGCGCTCCTGTTTCACGGGTCCCTGCTGGTTATCGTCCTCCGGCACCTGCGCTTCTTCGTCGAACCGATCGTGCCCTGGGTCGACGCCCTGTCGGCATTGGACGGCTTCTTCGAGACGGGCGCCCCGACCCTCTACCTGAGCGATGCCGGTCTTCTCCTGGCGCTGGCGTTCCTTTTCCTGCGCCGGGTGGTGGTCGCGCGGCTGCGATACCTGTCCCTGTTCACGGATTATTTCGCCCTGCTCCTGATCGCGGGCGTGGCGGTTACGGGCCTGGCGATGCGGCACGTCTTCCCCGCCGACCTCAACGCGGTGAAGACCCTCACCCTGGGGTGGGCGACCCTTTCGCCGGCGGCCGCCGGGGAGACGGGCATCCTGTTTTCCATGCACCTCTGCTTCGTCTTCACCCTCATGGCCTGGTTCCCCGTCAGCAAGCTCATGCACGCGGGAGGCGTGTTTCTCAGCCCAACCCGCGGCCAGGCCAACGACAGCCGGAGGCGAAGGCACGTCAATCCCTGGAACGCCCCCGTGAAGGTTCACACCTACGAGGAATACGAGGACGAATTCCGGGACAAGATGAAGGCGGCGGGCCTTCCCCTGGAAAAGGAGTAG
- a CDS encoding 4Fe-4S dicluster domain-containing protein yields MRSNRREFLKIAGVSALTLLVPAVLPPVRAAGNPSAPVAAARQASSPLQPLTAGRWALAVDLSKCSADCTDCTTACHQVHNVPALGNPGHEVKWIWREPFPAVFPGETHAWTGESLRRMRPPVLCNHCANPPCVRVCPTGATFQRPDGIVMMDYHRCIGCKICLAACPYGARSINFRDPRPFVQKLNPDYPTRTKGVIEKCNFCEERLARGLEPACVEACRQKALVFGDVEDPRSEIRLLLEKRVALRRRASLGTLPQVYYLL; encoded by the coding sequence ATGAGATCGAATCGCAGAGAATTCCTGAAAATTGCGGGAGTTTCCGCCCTCACGCTGCTGGTGCCGGCCGTCCTCCCCCCGGTCCGGGCCGCGGGCAATCCCTCCGCTCCGGTCGCCGCCGCGCGGCAGGCATCGTCTCCCCTGCAGCCCCTGACGGCCGGGCGCTGGGCCCTGGCGGTGGACCTGTCGAAATGCAGCGCCGACTGCACGGACTGCACCACCGCCTGCCACCAGGTTCACAATGTCCCCGCATTGGGCAACCCTGGGCACGAGGTAAAATGGATCTGGCGGGAGCCGTTCCCCGCCGTTTTCCCCGGCGAGACGCATGCCTGGACCGGGGAATCCCTCCGCCGGATGCGCCCGCCCGTCCTGTGCAATCACTGCGCAAATCCGCCCTGCGTTCGGGTATGCCCCACCGGCGCCACGTTCCAGCGGCCCGACGGGATCGTCATGATGGACTACCACCGCTGCATCGGCTGCAAGATCTGCCTGGCCGCCTGCCCCTACGGGGCGCGGAGCATCAACTTCCGGGATCCGCGGCCCTTCGTTCAGAAACTCAATCCCGATTATCCCACCCGGACCAAAGGGGTGATCGAAAAATGCAATTTCTGCGAGGAGCGCCTGGCCAGGGGGCTCGAACCTGCCTGCGTCGAGGCCTGCCGCCAAAAGGCCCTGGTCTTCGGCGACGTGGAGGATCCCCGCTCGGAGATCCGCCTGCTCCTCGAAAAGCGCGTTGCCCTGCGGCGCCGGGCGAGCCTGGGTACGCTGCCGCAGGTTTATTACCTTCTGTGA